In the genome of Aedes aegypti strain LVP_AGWG chromosome 2, AaegL5.0 Primary Assembly, whole genome shotgun sequence, the window AATTGATTGAGGCTAAGATAACTAGTAGTTCTCTTCGTAAGAACCTTGGCATATTCCTCGCATTCGATTGATTTCTGGTAAGATCTATCgatggaccaatgcatgagttcattctttgacgtttgagcggtgctgtgttatttacgtgaccacgGGAACGGGTGAATTTGGAACCTCTCAAACGTCGAACTAGTGAagtcgtgcattggtccatactgGAAACTTGATTGTTCGATGAACTCCACGAAGACTACACAAAATTTACTCAATTATTTCATATATACATGTGACGGCTGAAGACGATCTAGGAgaaaatcaaacaaatataattTGCGACGTAAAGCAGTTACTGCAGGGCTGTTAAATATTAAGTGttcaaaaacttgaaattttagATACCTCATGGCTAAAAAGGAGACCCAAAGGATAAAAAAGAGACTAAGTGATGCTCTTAACAGTGGGAATTTATTATCGAGTAGTATCTTCGATCAGACATCTATCAGAGGAtacttctaaaaatttctccaaaaatatcattatccCGTGATTTTTGTACGGACTTTCCAAGGAATTCCCCAAAATGTTTGTACAGGAACTCTTTatcagattctttcagaattttttccatagaatttatctagaaaatcATCTAGGACtttaatcaagatttttttcttccaTGGAACCGTCAAGGACATTTATTATTAAGTTTTTCTAAATGAAATTCTAAGCTAATCATTGATGAAACTCCTGGTGAAATATATGATCTACTCTTACAGTCAGTCTTCCCACGAGCAAAACCGATGTTCAACCTTGGTTCAAACCTTACCACTTGTATTGAACTGCGAACCGCGAACGTCTCTGTACCAGTGTACCAGATCAAGCCCGGTACatgtgtacttcggttcaaacttTAGTGCAAAAAATGGTACAAAGCAGACAGACCGAAAACTGTTGAAATCCACGCAGGTAAATTTTTACGACCATATATGGAATTTCTTGATAAAATCGCAAGAACATTGAGACTTCAATAAATGTTTTACTCAACCAGATTCAATAAGATCAATATTATGACTTAAtgttataactttatgaaacaATGAAGGAATTAACTGTATCATATCAACAAGACATGATAAGTAGAAAATTATTAACGCAGATTTCAACTGTTTCCTGTCTGTCTAGTTGGGCTATCGTTCTCAACAAGGATTTGAGCTTGAGCTGGAGCTTGATTGgcctccagtatcgccagattagctgcacttacacaaggaaccaataaGATGGCTGCTtgagactaacagacaccctcagtgtttAAGTggtggtgatcttctatttttaggcaacaatggcgcctgccacgtcagaatgcaggcCAATGTGGGGGAAAGGGagttgcacttatactggcccactgtagaccgtggagtccgactgcatctatgccagttcatgcgggagtgtatggattgggggaaaggcatggcggAGAGgcttgcttttgtggttagcagactgcctatatatcaggcgtaaggaaaggcgtgctataatgatggaagaatgtaAGCGTTAGGGGAACGGTTTCTTGTcagtctctggttctagcgtttactatgaacgaatagtttgaacAAACCTTTGAAGAAGCTTTTCCTAGAGAGATCCCTGAAAGCATTCCTTAGAAAACCAACCATACTCATCTTCAACCTTCCATTGCAGGCCCATCCACTATCACGATGGCTACCGAGAGCACACCCATCTGTGCTTTATCGAGGGAACCCATTTCCCGACAGCGAAACCAAAAAAGAAAACACCTCCCACGGCACCGGGACGGCAACCCGTGGGACCTATCACCAATGAGACTGACTTCGAAGCAGGAGAGTTAGATGTAGTAGTAGTAACAGAAGGAACGGAAGACGAGGAAGATAATGACATGGACAATGAAGTCCTAGTGGACGGGCGCTGTCGCTGTCTGCCTGAATGGCACGGTCCAGATTGTGGTCTGCCGGAAGTGCTCTGGCGAGCGTTCATAGCCTCTCGTATCCCACCGAGGAATCAAACGGCAGCACCGCGGAAGGTGCCGAAGAATGTGTTCTACATTATCGACGCCAACTTCATCAGTGTGGAACTGCTGGAGATTCAGATCATGGAACTGCTGGATGTGGTGAGTTTGTTCGTGCTGTGCGATCGGCAGCTGCCGGTCGCCGATGGAGTGAAGAGTGAGACCTATACGATAGGACCGCATGTGATGAGTACTGATTTTTTGAAGGCAAACCTAGACAAGATTCTCCTGTTGGAGGATCCAACGTGTAGCGGAAGGAACGTTTtccgaaaaatgaaaaagttcgTCCGCAAAAGTGATATGCATGTGGAAGACGTGCTGCTGTACAGCCAAACGGATGAGATTCTGAATCGAAGGGCAGTGAACTACTTCCGGTGGTACGACAACTGGCCGCATCCGGTACGGTTCCGACTGAAGTATACCGTCTTTGGCTTCTTCTGGCAGCATCCGAAGAGCACCTTCATCGGAGGGGCCGCCTGTCAATTAAGTACTGTGGACGAAGCTTTCCGATCCGACCCGGAAGCCCTGCTAAGGATCGAAAAGCCGGTGATGCTAATTGGTGATCTGAATCATTATGGCGGTTGGTACTGCCAGCACTGCTACCAACTGATAGATATAGTAAAATATTTAGAGTTTATAACCTTAGTCAATACTAATACTAGCGCTAGCATCATTAGAGCCAACCAATCGTCATCGTATCTTCCCGATCCGAAAAAGAGTACCGTTATGAATGTGGAATACATTCAGAATCTCATTGCCAGCGGAAAGTATTTCGATGACAAAACCATTCTCACTAAGCTGCAGCGCCACGTGGACAAGTACTATGCGCCAGAGTATGTGCACAAAAACAGCTGGCGGTTCGATAACATCGTCATCAATCTGTTTGCCCGCTGGGAAGATAGCGTCATCGATGACGAGTACTTTAGTTAGACGCACCACAATCATCTCAACACTCATTCAGCGCATCATCATACCAACATAATCAACACAACAATCGATACTCTTCCTATCATAATCAGCCAAAGTTTGGAAATAGCCAATTTAGAAACTTGAACAAAAATTAAACAGCCAAAATTACTCAACAAAACCTCTCATTATACCGTACTCTCATCCCAAACATCTCAACTGACTCATAGAAGCGAGCTTGATATGAAATGCATCAAAAGGCATCGCCTAAAccccaatgaaaaaaaaaaaacgaatatgAAACACTAGATAgctaccaaaaacaaaattttgcctgAAAAGAACCAGAATCAATACTCTGATTTTCTGAATTGAATATAATCGGAAATTATTTCTAGTCGTtcgaaaacttaaaaaagaaaatgaaatactattttaaattgaaattcctACGTAACACCATATGATAGCACTCTGTCATGGAGATAAGAGTTACTGGATCGAAGCGAAAGCGGATGAAGGAAATGtgaatgtgaaacaaaaaaaatcgtaaatgCCACAATACCCAACAAACGTCGATGACACCCAGAAGTATGTATACCTGATAAATTGCATAGTTACTAACACCATTATTGATTCGATTGAATTATAACGAACTAGAGTAAATTTGGAACGGACTATCGTTTTACttaattcggaaaaaatataGGTACACTGTAGTAACGCGCATTTTGTGATTCATTTGCTTCCTTTGTAGgtttaactttaattttaataataaacGTATTTTGTGTCATGttgattctttcaggaattctccaaGATATTTCGTTTATAATCCGAAATGCCATTGGTCTAGTCGTTGAGCGCCAAATAATTATGCAAATTAGTGATATACCTTCCAATTCGCAATGGTCCAGGAAGACATAATTTTAGTTCAACTaggtatttaattttaatttccagtTTTGTAGCTTTTGGAGGGGAAATAAAAGCACAAAACAATCCAGAGCCGACGATAGGAGGGGTAATGGTTGAACAGTAAATGCTGGTCACGCAAACGCCATGGGATAGGGAAAATAGGATGGGATAGTTTTGATGGTTTGAAATAGGCGGGACACAAAGTTTGAACAGCAGAAAGAAATTGATTCACTATGTTGAGAGgtggaaaatgaaaaatttattaCCGTGGCTTATTCAAGAAAACTTTGGCTGCTAGGAACATCTTCGATCTCCAAAGAGTTCAACAGCACACTGCGTTACCGATTTacttcaacgccctgaagtcCCTGATATGTCCTAAGAGGGTCCTCAGTTCGCGTAAAACGTTCAGGTTCCAAGGCATTGGTGACCGTGTCCGCTCTCGGGTTTGCGGTACCGATTGCTGCGATTTGAAGTAGTCCTTGTGCCACATGATGCGCAGACAATAGTGTTTCAATGTGGTTAACACACTTGTTTTCTGAACAACTTGAATGTCGTGCCTGGTCGGACATGCTTTAGGTTTGTATACTCTGCTTCGCGCGAAAACAGTGCAACAGTTTGTTGCTTCAGGCTGGCCCAGTCCCAAAAACCTTGAAAACGTAGCAGCTAGCGGATTTTCTATCGTCAGCTTCCGGTGCCTAGTCGGCGTCTACGTACCTAACCAGTGCATCAGCGTCATCGTTCAGCTTGTATTTTTTTCCTTACTTTTTATTTGTTTGGCACTCTgtgcacttggccactactatgccgacTATTATATCGTTACAAAATCTATTTATATCCTAGTTCTTATTGCTATTTCTttcataccgagcaggtagatGAGAGAGCTGCCTttggtccaatccatatccatatagccgtagtccattggtgtgcggtggttcattttgccatgtttcGGTGCCGTGTAAGGCAATAGCCTACAAAAAGGgtcagtgtgtctcagtcaccatccgatactgacggaggatggatgtgttccccaatacacggtccttcgtgcggcgtcttttggtgactggacggagttttttgtgaggggggactgggaatcgaacccatgaccttccgcttacgaagcgaaagcgtaacctcgaaGCTACGGGACCCCCCAGTTCAGCTTGTATTGGAGCTTTAGTTTCTTGGTAccggcaaattgatcactatttcacaactttttgttatatttttctttggaaCAGTACTTCATAAttctctatcagtttatgtaattcattttttatgaaataaaatctaaaatttcttaaaattagtttttatatcaaaaactgaaaatggcacattggggcgaaattgatcaccatataataatatatattttagaatataaaatttccctatctactaaatttgggtctcctgaatctgaaaacgATGTctaaattcttacaactcgtgtatataattattttattgcaaaatcaaattttgtaaatctgcataatacgcctaaatgtatgcaatttcccttgaaataagcacattattcaacaataaacgtttttatgagcaaaaaaactattcttgtaatgctgtacgatttcaaaaatgagttcagcagttcatactgtagcttacacaacatttttaacactcaaagattacatgcaggcttagcaccagcggattgtttagtaccaacatttccaacagtattgctaacaccttcaaaaactgtgaatatttctatgcaaaactgactttaataaaaatgaaatagtttaaaatcatcataagacatctataaacaagaaaacatggaatgtctgtgatggcaacgaagtattaagcatccttgaaagaaaatgctatttggtacccactgatcaaattcaccccactgatcaatttgcccccggattacggtactgttcATGTAACGGAACATTCTCTCCAGTGCTTGTCAGTGGGCTTTACCAGGTTGAACGTAAAAACCCCCAGGTATCCATCTGCATGGCATATGTCGGGTCAGACACACAACATCGTGTACATGCGGCTACCCAGAAATTGACGGTATGGATGCGACACATGGTTcacaactcgtggggcaaaaaaCAGCCTTTCTTCATTGAAATCTTGACGTGGTTGCTGCATTCCAAATTTCGTCAGCACAGGGTCCACAGCAACTTCTTGCGTCAGGTACATACATCCAGTGGCGTGATCGTATCGGATTCCAAGAAAATGGTTAACCACGCCGCAATTCGTTATCTGGAGCTTCTTGAAAAGAGCACGCTCAATCTCCTTTAACAGATTTTGCCGGTCGCCAGCAATGAGAAAGTCGTCGACGCAGATGATGATGTATGTCCCCTCTCGGCACTGCTTTACGAGAACACAAAAATTCAATATACCTGGCTTCTCTAGAATACCTGTTACCATGTCATGCTTAACAAGTGCCTGCAAGTTATTATTCTCCAAATGGGCCAGTCGACGATGCCAACGATTACTGCCACAGCACAGGTTGGCCGCAACAgtcgtgcctattctgcgcggcgtgtgaggtgacacgagtcgaatgaggtgacaattgtcgactcgctcccatttgattaacattagtcgtctcacgtcactcgcggtgagagcgactcgtctctactcacacgccgcgcagaataagcacgagTATCGACGCGGAGATCGAGCTCGTAAAAATCTCCCCGCATCGTAGGCGACAAAAAGCAGCAACAAAACGAGTAGTGGTGGAACCCGGCGGAACGAGACTATGAGTGAGAAATCCATGCAGATCACCAGATAAGTAGACCAATAGCGATAAAATGTTTAGTAGAATAAACAAGTAATGAAAGTTacgaaaatattacaaaattcaGATAatcgtgcttattctgcgcggcgtgtgagtcgagacgagtcgctctcaccgcgagtgacgtgagacgactaatgttaatcaaatgggagcaagtcgacaattgtcacctcattcgactcgtgtcacctcccacgccgcgcagaataggcacgaatcaaatgggagcgagtcgacaattgtcacctcgttcgactcgtgtcacctcacacgccgcgcaaaaTAAGCACGAGTGTTAGATCTTTATTCAGAGATATATGACGATCTTATTAAATTACCAAACAGTATCCCTGACAAAGATTTCTTTGATTGAAGCCAGAAATGCTACCTGATATCAGGGATTGATCGTCCTTCGCTACGTTGATGACGACAGGTTGCTTAAGCTTCGTGAGGTCGACTAAGCAGTGCTTCAAAAACATTCATAATGTGGTGTGAGGCTCCGGCGTCCTGCGTTTGAGAGCATCTTCCGGTCATGAAAGCCACCACCTTACCTTTAGAAGCAGCATTAGCTCAGCGTACCCACCCGTCTTCAATTTCAAACGACAGTCCTTGGCTTTGTGTCGCCAATTGCTTTCTGACGAACTTTTGCGACGAGATGGACTTGTTAGCGTAGACGGTTTCAATGCTCTTCCAAATCTGCTTGGACGTCTCCTTGGCCCGCACCAAATCAACAAGTATGCCGTCTTACCGTGATTTTCGGAGGATCGTTCTTGATGCCATGCAACATCTTCACGGACTCCACTCATCACATCAGATATTTCTCTACTCGAAAACGCATGTTGTTGAAACCGGTGCCCGAAAACAGCGGGATCCCGTGGACCGAATCCTTGACTGATTCACTCATAACCTTTTGATGGTTAGAAatatttctcgcgtaacttttcaaaacgtcctaagtaacaaatgtaaacaaatcgagattatcattgcaaatcatttgcgttgcaccacttagcagcacactagaacactcgttctgatatattaacaacaaattaatctattcaaagcttaacaaaatgaccaatgttcaaaactgcatcgcttttaatcgattgttacattggacctttgatcagagaaccaaccacatgtcctatgtaacatttatgaataaacacgattctaatgttacattggacattcctgaataaagctttgtaatggagtttaaaaggtagaatgatttgtagaagcgtgtctgagacactacttaGATGCATAGAATGACATAAtaactgcttctcaatcatttcagtcgatattttcagagtcgcactgcctcgcaaaattgaaaacgctcaagtgacaaaaagagaatgagttacacaaaactgtattttggtctttttgccaaaccatgttttaccgtttcgctggattggatcagctgcaacatctcttttcatattattagcgcattgcgtgcatataggggaatgatattgaacacaagattgagcatcatgatgtcattgtatcaatctgatttagatgcatggtcgatcaagcatataaatatgcttcccggcagcaacacgagcaacgtacatgcgcgacttgctcacacatatttgcagagcgatcaatcaccgaagagaggagaagctgtatgtatttgttagacgtgggctcctttctcgagttcctacaacaagatggacggcgtcgtcatcgtcatcattccccaccgcaatttcttgtttcaaccgacggctggtgctgattgcaacacagctgtcaccaccaccacgtcatgcagtgggaaactctcacatgatcatgtgggcgaaaccgtcataaaaacggggggaaaattgagggagaatcagtgagagagcaaaatgtcctacatacagctcaacgtttcccctccttctgttgttacataggacacacaGACGGATGGGAAGAAGTGACGTCGtgggattgaatgaatcaaaacaaagcacagctggtgtctccgattagcacaccgcaacaaaatgtcgattATCAGCGAATTGAGTGCATATGATAATGATATTCAGCATCATGATCTTATTGTATCAACCCGATTCAGATCCATGGTCGATGAagcatatagggtaggtgtaccagttatggccatagtggttccctatttcgccatacgtgatattttgaatgcctttacattttgaaaaatcttttgtgttttag includes:
- the LOC5566942 gene encoding beta-1,4-mannosyl-glycoprotein 4-beta-N-acetylglucosaminyltransferase, whose product is MYLTSKRLDVKLFLWGLFLLQIFLISVFLAFGSLLAASSSIQQDDQSPGARNRSQPRSAAWFDVKFVNNQSSSESPSQTAAIEGRQKVVGGGHIRHPRFRPLQLKTIAKPDDYTKYYRPIHYHDGYREHTHLCFIEGTHFPTAKPKKKTPPTAPGRQPVGPITNETDFEAGELDVVVVTEGTEDEEDNDMDNEVLVDGRCRCLPEWHGPDCGLPEVLWRAFIASRIPPRNQTAAPRKVPKNVFYIIDANFISVELLEIQIMELLDVVSLFVLCDRQLPVADGVKSETYTIGPHVMSTDFLKANLDKILLLEDPTCSGRNVFRKMKKFVRKSDMHVEDVLLYSQTDEILNRRAVNYFRWYDNWPHPVRFRLKYTVFGFFWQHPKSTFIGGAACQLSTVDEAFRSDPEALLRIEKPVMLIGDLNHYGGWYCQHCYQLIDIVKYLEFITLVNTNTSASIIRANQSSSYLPDPKKSTVMNVEYIQNLIASGKYFDDKTILTKLQRHVDKYYAPEYVHKNSWRFDNIVINLFARWEDSVIDDEYFS